The DNA sequence GAACGTGTGGCGCAACTACGAGGCGGGCGAGGTGCCCAGCGAGAGCAATGCGCGCCTGATCCAGGTGGCCGATGACGAGGTGGAGTTCGCCAAGCTGGTGAAGCTGAGCGCGCACCTGGACGACAAGGCGAAGGCGAAGATCCTGGACCGCATCGAAGTGCTCCGGAAAGCGAACGACGGCTGGCGCACGGTCTTCGGCCGGGAGGATTTCCTGATGGGCAACAAGGCGGGGGCGGACCTGCCGGACAAGTACACCGGCTACCGCAAGCCCAGTTTGGAGCGCACCCTTGAGCTGATCAAGTTCTTCACCGCCCAGCTTGCACCGCACCTGTACAAGACGCGCTTGAACAAGCTGCTCTTCTATGCGGACTTCAGGCACTTCCAGTTGCACGGCGTGTCCATCACCGGCGGCCGCTACCGTGCGATCCAGATGGGACCGGTGCCGGTGCAGTACGCGTCGCTCTACGAGTATGCCCAGCGCGAAGGAAAGATCAAACTGAACGAACAGGAACTGAACGAGGGCGGTATCATGGGTCAATTCCTACCCATGACCACTGCGCCGTTCAATGCCGAACTGTTCGAGGAGTCGGAGCTGGCGGTATTGAACGAGGTGTGCGAGCAGTTCAGGAACACCAAGGCCAAGGAGATCGAGCACATCAGCCACGAGGAGGAGGCCTGGAAGCAGCACGAGAAGGAACACACGGTGATCGACTATACCCTGGCCTTCGGGTTGAAGGCGTTCGATAAGGACTGACCATGTTCAGCCAAGTCATCGATCTGCTCGTGCGGAAGCGACAGCAGCGCACACGTGTCCTGCTGTTGGCTCTTCGTCTTCTGTTCACGCTCGTTCTGACCAGTATGCTGGCCACCCGACTGGGCCATGATGTTGAGAGGTGGGTGTGGGCCGACCCTCAACTAGCGATGGCAAGGCTTTTCGACGGCTCCTATGTCATGGCCTTCGCCCTGTACATCTTGGTGTGGAAGTTGAGCTTTGGACTAGTCCATTACTTTCTGACGTTGTACGGGATCTTCCTATCCGGAAGTATCTACCGGCTCCTGGCCAGAGCAATACAGAAGGAGCCTCGACTGGTCGGCAAGGCTTGGTATGAACCGGCGATGGTGGTCATTGCCTGGATGTTCAACATGGTGGATATTGTCGTCATCGAACCGAGTGGTGTGCGGCCAGGAAGTCAGTTCTACCGTTTCTGTGACTATCTGAAGGCTGTTGACAGCGGGAAGCGCGGTACGAGCGAGTATCAGGCAAGCCTGGTGATCTCGCTGACGATACAATTCTTGGTGATCTACAGCTTGGTCGGTATCCAAGTGCTGCTCCCGTGGTATCTCAAGATGGCCGCAATTTTGGTCCTTGGATCTCTGATCATGTCCAACCTCATCAGCTTCGCGCTCGATACGTTGATCTCCCTGAAGCACCGCCGTTTATTGGAGCTCTTGACACGAATGGATTCGAGGGTTACAACACAGAATGGCACGTCGATGCAAGAAGTGGATAAACATCTTCCATTGGGAGAGGGATAACCGCAGCTACCACGAGTCTGTTTCTTGTTGCCTCGCCCCATGCCCTTCACCAAACAAGACCTCGCCAACACCCCCATCTCGTTCTGCAGGAAGGATGAGGTGAGCGTGATCGTGGGGCCCTGCTCCGCCAAGGCCTGGAAGGAGCGCACCATCCCGCTGGATGGCCGCAAGTACCACACGGGCGGTGTGGTCACCTTCAAGAACGGGCTCTCCTTCCGCGCGAGCTTTTCTGTGGACACCACCACCTTCACCTTCGTCAGCAGCGACAGCATTTACCTAAACATTGGTGAGGATTGGTACCACCTCAACGAGCCCGAGCTGCTGACCAAGCTCGGCATCACCCGGCAGGACATCTTCCCCATCACCTGGCGCACCGACCGGCCGTTGGACCATTCGGAGCGGCTGCCATACACGCTGGAGGACGAGGGCCGGACTGCCTGAGGCGTTTGCCCCACTGCCGGGAGTCATGGGCGAACGGGAATGCCGCGTTCCGCTCAATGCACGAACTGGCGGCTGGTCCATGGGCTTGGCTGCAGATGTCCCACCCCCAGCGATCATGTTACTTTAGCTCCATGGAACGCAAGATCATCCTGCACATCGAGAAGCTACCCGAGGGCTACTACCTGGCCACATCGGATTCCTTGCAGGGTCTTGTCGCGCAGGGGCGCACCATTGCCGAGACCTTGGAGATCGCTCGCGACGTGGCCAAGAAACTGCTGGAGTCGGCCGAACCCAACGCCGGGATCAAGGCCATCGAGTTCGGCGACAGCTTCGACTATCCGTTGGTCGTAGGGTTCTGATGGGCAGGCTCGGCGGTTTCCGCTATCGCGAGATCGTTGCGCGACTGAAGCGGTTCGGATTCGAGTTCCACCGGCAAGCCGCCGGGAGCCACGAGATCTGGTTCTGTGCGCGCACCAACCGCTACACCACCATCCCCAACCATTCCGGCGACATGCCCGAAGGCACCTTGCGCGCGATCCTCAAGCAGGCGGGTGTGGACGTGGAGGAATTCCTGAAGGCGGGGTAGCACATCGGCCGGGAATTGGAGGTCACAGTTTGTGACCTCATGTTCGGATGGCGCACTAAGCGATGAGTGGAGGTTGCAGAATGCGACACCCAATTGAATGGTGCATTCACCGGCCATCCTACTGTCCGCCGTACTTGCCCGGTAGCGCTTGTCATCGCAGGCCACCGGCCGTGGGACCTCATGAGGTAGCGCCTGCCCGTTCATCCACCCTTCGCCGGATGCCCAAGCCCACGAACGTGATACCGGCCACCAGCAGCCCGATGTCCTCGCGCACGCCGAGTTTGAAAGCGGCCATGGTGCCGATCAGGCTCCACAGCAGGGGGATCAGCAGCAACCACCAGCGCGGCGCGGACGTGGTCCACAGCAAGAGGCCGAGCGTGAAGATGGTGGTGGGGCACGGCAGGCCGAAGGTGGGCGCCTGTGGATAGGTGTGACCCAGTGCATTGGGAAGATCGATGCCGCATGACTGCCGCAGATCCGTGACCCATGGTTTCGTCGCGCGCCCAATTCGGCATCTCATCGACCATCGTCACCACCGCCAAGTGTTCAACTTGATGGGCGCCATTGATCCACGGTCCTTCGCAACTTATCCGGAAAGCAGCAACGAGTGGAACACAGGTCATTTGAAATGTCGCTGCGCCACCAGCGCACCATCCGCATCGATGAGCCGATAGCCCACGAAGTCCGCGCTGTCACCAAAAAAGCCTTTCGCCGCAAGCCGTCCGTGAACAAGCATGCCGCCCGGGTACACGGTGCGCATCATCTTGGAGCCATCCTCCAGGATCATGAGGTGAAGGCCTTCGCCATCCTTGTCATCCAGGCCGAGCCCATTGCGGTATTCACCTCCCTTCAGCAAGCGGTTGGCACCAAGGCCCCCCAATTCGAAGCCTTCGTGGTCGTTCCAGACCAGGCCGGTGGGCGAACTGATCCGTTTGCCGGTGTTGGGGTCGGGCAGGTCGTCGCCTACAAGTACCCGGTCGTAGCCTTCGGCATTGAGCACCACCATGCCCACACCATCGTGCCGATAGACCTTATACCACTGCATGTACTGATCGCCTCCGAAACGTCGGGCCCAACGCGTCCGTACTTGCGCCGTGTCGGTCCGAACCCGGTGGGGCGAGGATGGAAAGGGTGCACCGATCAGGATCCGATCGCGGCCCAGGCTGTCCTCCACGATGATACCGCGTGTGCGGATCACCGACATGTGTCGAGCGGAGGGAGATAGGACATGCCACCACAACACCACCATCGACAGCATGCACAGCAGTGTGATAGTCTTCCACACGCGCAATTGCTGTCGGACGTGTTGTAATTCGGAATGAGTTGCCATACCAAGGGGACGGCAGCAGCGACCGATATGTTACAGCCCTTCAAAACCCATCATCCACGTTACGCATTCTCCCGCCCAAACCTTAAAAACGGCTATCAGCACCCACGCCCACCCATGCATACGAACTCCCAAAGGAGATGCCTCGCTTCATGAAGTGCACACGATATGGCCATTCGGGAATAGGTGGTATGTTATCCGTGCCGTGTGAACGGCACTATTTGTGCACGCTCCCAGGCGTGCTCCCCGTCCAGCATCACCTTCTGCCCACGGATCACATGTATCCGGCTCATGACGAACTCATCGGAGTATGCCTTCAGCGCCTTGGACATAAAGCGAACCTAACAACCGGAACTTGAGGTCACAAAATGTGACCTCCAATTGGGAACATAAACCTGTGAGGAATGGAAGTGGCACAATGCGATACCCAATTGAACGGAACATTCACAGCCCGACCTTCTGCCCGCCGCACTTGCCCGGTAGCGCTTGTGATCGTAAGCCACCTGCCGCGATGGACCTCATGAGGTAGCACCAACCCGCTCATCCACCCTTCGCCGGAAGCCCAACCCCACGAATGCGATACCGGCCACCAGCAGCCCGATGTCCTCGCGCACGCCCAGTTTGAAGGCGGCCATGGTGCCGATGAGGCTCCATAGCAGGGGGATCAGCAGCAACCACCAGCGCGGCGCGGACGTGGTCCACAGCAAGAGGCCGAGCGTGAAGATGGTGGTGGGGCACGGCAGGCCGAAGGTGGGCGCCTGCGGATAGGTGTGACCCAGTGAATGACCGAGCAATGGATAGACCAGCAGTCCATAGGTCATCAGCAGGCCACCTGCGATCCCGCGCACGCCGTTGGGCCGCGCGAAGCTGAGCCTGCGCCGCCTGGCCCCATGCACCAGGAACAACAGACCCTGGACCACGAAGAGCGCGCCGAAGCCATAGGCCACTTTGTTGATGCCCGCGAAGAACGCCCAGTGGTAAGCGATGCCCATCCACAGCCAGAGCGCGGCGAGGATCGTGGCGATCACCGGTCCCGTGCCCCTGCGGAACACCAGCGCGATGGCCACCAATGCCAGAAGGTTCCACAGGACCTGCGCGGGCCACACGGCCGTGTTGTACCGGGCGAACACATCGAAGAATTGCTCGGGCGTGAAGGGCAGGTCCATGGCGCTACTTGTGCGTTGGGGTGGAAAAGGGCTGTGCTGATCCGGACCGATATACATCCAGTCTTCGCAGCAATTGGAGAACGAACACCACCACCCACACCATGAATATGGCGATGTTGATGCGCTCCCAGAGACCGATCGTCGGCGTTGGGCCATCGATCGGGATGTTCGGTGCCTGCGAACTGGTGAGCAGACCGAAGACCACGTGCGCGACGATGGCTGCGATGGTGACGATGCGGAAACCGCGCCCTAGTGATAGCGCCCCGAGGATCATCAATGTCCACATGAAGAACATGGTGATCGCCGCCCAGACGATGTGCAGCGTGTCGGTGAGCGAAGGCTCGATCCCGCGCATGTGCATGGGAGGCCAGTAGAAGTTGAATATACCGTAGGCGATGGTCAGGATGCCGACGATGCGCAGGCGGCGATCGCCGACGGTCTGGCGGACCAGGCCCCAACCGAGGGCCGACATCAACAGCGGGTAGGGCAGCACCAGCAGCACCCAAAGCAGGCGCGTGGGTGCGCCGATCGCAGAGAGTTCGCTCGGCGTGACGCTGATGACGCTATAGCCCGGGTAGAACATCGGCACGATGGCGTTGATCACCACGTACCACAAAGAGGAGATCGCGCCGCAGAGGAGCAGGCCGCGTTGCATGGCCGCCGTGTTGTTGCGCGATGCGATCAAGGGGATGGCCACCACCCAGCCCAAGAGCACCGGCAAGCCCCACATGGCATGCAGCCAATGCAACTCGCGAAGGATGATGATCTCCACCACGAACCAGATGCTCAGTCCACCCAGTCCCAGGACCGCCATGGACCAGTCGTTGCGCCTGCGGCGCAGCACGGCCGTGAAGGAGAAGGCGTTCAGGATCCCGAGCCCAAGGAGGATCGCTCCTGGGATGAGGAAGTCCCTGAAGGTACCATGCATGATCCCCACCGGCATGTCCATATGCCGGCCATCGGGTGCAACCACCAGGAGGATCCCGCCGACGATGGCACCCGCCGCTTCATAACCCAGCACGATCAGGAGCACCAGCCGGGTCCAAACCGGCGGTGGAACGCAGAACTCCATCGCCCCAGGCTCGGATTTCCTTGCGCTGCTGATCATGGTCGGATCCATATCACACCCATCCTCCTGCGATGGTCCACCCCAAAGGATCGACAGGATCCATCGGAAGAATCAAGTCCCTGTTCCACAAAGCTTCCCGCCATGCGATCGCGACGCTATGATGGCGGTCATGGACGCTCGATAGTGAAGCCCGCAAATTCACGTTCCCATGCGCCTGATCCAGCACCACCTGCCCCGCCCGCGCCATGTGGAGATCCATCGGATCGCGGTGAACGCGCCACCAGCGGAGGCGTGGGAGGTCGCGCGGCATTTCGACGGCGCGACGATCCCCTGGGTGCGCTTCCTCTTCGACCTGCGCACGCTGCCGGACCGCCTGCGCGGCGTTGACGTGCCCTTGTCCAAGGACAGTGGCCTCGGCGTGGACGACATCGCATCGCACGGACACGGCTTCATGCTGCTGGACGAGCACTCGGGAGAAGAGGTCGTGGTGGGTGCCGTGGGACAATTCTGGCACCTGAACATCCCCTTCAGGGATGTGCCGCCGCATGAGTTCGCACGTTTTGCTGAACCCGGCTGGGGCAAGGTGGCCTGGTGCATCCGCGTGGAGCCGCGCGGGACGGGCAGCTGGGTAACGCTCGAGCTCCGCGTGACCGCCACCGACGACACGAGCTGGCGCAAGCAGACCGCCTACTTCCGCTTGATCGGCCCCTTCTCGCACCTGATCCGTTCATCGGCGATGGCGCACCTGGAAGCACAGCTGGGCAAGGCCATCCAACCAGCGGATGATGACCGGCCGCTGCCCGGTGATGGGATCCTGCCCGATGCGCCCTACGTGCTCACCCACGGCATCGACATCGAGGCTCCGCCATCAATGGTGTGGCCATGGCTGATGCAACTGGGATGCGACCGTGGCGGCTGGTACAGCATCGATGCGCTGGACCATGGCGGTGTACCAAGCGTGCAAGAACTGCGTGCGGAATGGACGGAACGCCGCGTGGGCGATACGGTACATGCGACACCGGCACTCAATGGCGGCTATACCGTGCTTGATGTGGATCGCGAGAGGTGCCTGGTGCTCGGCGCCGAAACGGACCGCATGGGCGGACACATCCGCACCAGCTGGTCCTTCGTGCTGGAGCCGATCGGCGGGGATGCCACCCGGCTTATCACCCGTGTGCGCGGCATGGGCACCCCACCCTGGTCGGCCTGGTTGCAAGGCGCGGTGCTGTTCCCACCCGTGCATGCGCTGATGCAGCGGGCGCAATTGAAGAATCTGAAGGCGCTGGCGGAAGAGGGAGCCCGTGAGCGCGTGATGCAGCATGATGATGTCGCCCATAGGTGATCCGGACCCAGCCTCCATGCACATGAGCACCACACTCCGTCCGCGCTGCGTTCCGCCGCAGTCCCTCAGATCGCACGTCTCCTGCATTCCCTTCCTGATGGTTGTTCGCCGCTCGTGGTCGAATGCCATCACACAGGGAGACTCTCTCAGCCTTTTCAAACCTTCAAACCCCCAATACCATGTTCGACAACATCCTTAGTTCCCTCACGCAGCAAGCGCTGCCCAAGCTCACGCAAGAGCACGGCCTCAGCCCCGATCAAGCGAAGTCGAGCATCAGCGCCGCGGCGAGCGGCCTGCAAGGCGTGCTTTCCGGCGACCATGGCTTTGACATGGGCACCATCACCAACCTGTTCAGCAAGGAGACGAATACCCCCGCCGCCAACGGCCTGATGGAGAAGATCGGACAGTCGGTGCTGAGCAACCTCACCGGCAAGACGGGCCTCAGCGCCGACAAGGCGGGCGCCGTGAAGAACACCCTGATGCCCATGATCATGGACCTGGTGACCAAGCAGGTGGGCGGCAACGCCGATTCGCTCAAAGGCCTGCTCGGCGGCCTCTCCGGCGGCGGCGTGGCCGACAAGGCCAAAGGTCTGCTGGGCAAACTCTTCAAGTAGGACCGGATCCCCTCACACCACAAACACCAGTACCATGGCCATCATCAAAGTGATCGAGATCCTCGCCAGCAGCAAGAACAGCTGGGAGGACGCCGCCGCGAACGCGGTGAAGGAAGCGAGCAAGACCGTGCGGGGCATCCGATCGGTGAACGTGAAGAACCAGAGCGCGATGGTGGAGAAGGGCAGGATCACGGAGTACAGGGTGAACTGCAAGATCTCCTTCGGCATCGAGAAGTGAATGCTGGGAGCCGCACGACCGCGCCAGGGTATTCGCGACGAGCCTTCAGTCGAAGGGCGATCGTGAGCGGCATGACCGTTCTCAGGGCTTGGCCATTTCTTCCACGCTTGGCCACAACGCTACCATCGGTGGCCCTGCAAGCAGTGGCATGGCCGTGCCTTTGAACGCTTCCAGGGGCGGTGTGCTGCCGTGCGGTCCAGGGTGGTGGCCCATGTCCGCCCACTGCTCCACCAGCAGGATACACTCAGGTTGCTGTGCGCTGCACATCAACTGACTGCCCGGGAAGTGCGGCCCCTGCCACACCTCGGCCAGCAGCGGTTCCAAGGCGGTGTGGTCAGCGTTGCCTTGGCCGTGTATCGCCATGTGGTCGACCGTGACCACCACTGCCGGCTTGGGAGTGCGGTGCGGCAAGGTCGGCACAACCCATCAGGAGACAACTGAGACAAGCCAGCTAACAGGCGGTTCTCATCATCGATCGGGTTGGTCGCTCAAAGAGGGCATACAAGGCATAGGCAGGACCATACGGTTACCAATGGACCTGTTCCCGCCAGCTCGGTGTGCTCGGGATCCCGCAACATGGATCCGAGATTCGCGCGATCCATACATTGGCATTTCTCAATGTCGCCACCATGCCAGGTACAACCACCAGGCACAGGACCAAACTGAGGACCAATTCGGGAGACTGGCGCCACGCGACCCTGGAGCGCATGCGCCAGATCATCCACGCCGCAGCGCCCGGCATCACCGAGGAGCGCAAATGGAAGAAGCCCACGAACCCGGATGGCGTACTGGCATGGTCGCTCAACGGCTTGATCTGCACCGGCGAGCTTTACAAGGACAAGGTGAAGCTCACCTTCGCTCATGGTGCCAGCCTGCCCGACCCCAAGGGACTGTTCAGCGCGCCCTTCACGGGCAACACGCGCCGCGCGATCGACATCCACGAGGGTGGGACGGTGAACGCCACGGCCTTCAAGGCGCTGGTGAAGGCGGCCGTGTCGCGCAACAACGGATCCACCACGAAGAAGGCTGGATCTTCGGCCACGAAAGCGACGCCCGTGAAGCTGCTCTCCGGCGGCAACCCGCAGATCGCGAAGGGTGATGGCGATGGTCCGGTGCAAGCCTACATCGCAGCCGCACCCGGTTGGCAACGCGAAGCCTGCCAGCGGATCGATGCGCTGA is a window from the Flavobacteriales bacterium genome containing:
- a CDS encoding dodecin domain-containing protein; this encodes MAIIKVIEILASSKNSWEDAAANAVKEASKTVRGIRSVNVKNQSAMVEKGRITEYRVNCKISFGIEK
- a CDS encoding DUF4065 domain-containing protein, which translates into the protein MKSPMTGKELIPMREPRKLTFRKEEFEIIYHFLREPDGSDQYTTTELDEINISQIYNQYREKYKLPFPDEIKAIRTKYDLSAAKMSDVLGFGANVWRNYEAGEVPSESNARLIQVADDEVEFAKLVKLSAHLDDKAKAKILDRIEVLRKANDGWRTVFGREDFLMGNKAGADLPDKYTGYRKPSLERTLELIKFFTAQLAPHLYKTRLNKLLFYADFRHFQLHGVSITGGRYRAIQMGPVPVQYASLYEYAQREGKIKLNEQELNEGGIMGQFLPMTTAPFNAELFEESELAVLNEVCEQFRNTKAKEIEHISHEEEAWKQHEKEHTVIDYTLAFGLKAFDKD
- a CDS encoding DUF998 domain-containing protein, which gives rise to MEFCVPPPVWTRLVLLIVLGYEAAGAIVGGILLVVAPDGRHMDMPVGIMHGTFRDFLIPGAILLGLGILNAFSFTAVLRRRRNDWSMAVLGLGGLSIWFVVEIIILRELHWLHAMWGLPVLLGWVVAIPLIASRNNTAAMQRGLLLCGAISSLWYVVINAIVPMFYPGYSVISVTPSELSAIGAPTRLLWVLLVLPYPLLMSALGWGLVRQTVGDRRLRIVGILTIAYGIFNFYWPPMHMRGIEPSLTDTLHIVWAAITMFFMWTLMILGALSLGRGFRIVTIAAIVAHVVFGLLTSSQAPNIPIDGPTPTIGLWERINIAIFMVWVVVFVLQLLRRLDVYRSGSAQPFSTPTHK
- a CDS encoding SRPBCC family protein, encoding MRLIQHHLPRPRHVEIHRIAVNAPPAEAWEVARHFDGATIPWVRFLFDLRTLPDRLRGVDVPLSKDSGLGVDDIASHGHGFMLLDEHSGEEVVVGAVGQFWHLNIPFRDVPPHEFARFAEPGWGKVAWCIRVEPRGTGSWVTLELRVTATDDTSWRKQTAYFRLIGPFSHLIRSSAMAHLEAQLGKAIQPADDDRPLPGDGILPDAPYVLTHGIDIEAPPSMVWPWLMQLGCDRGGWYSIDALDHGGVPSVQELRAEWTERRVGDTVHATPALNGGYTVLDVDRERCLVLGAETDRMGGHIRTSWSFVLEPIGGDATRLITRVRGMGTPPWSAWLQGAVLFPPVHALMQRAQLKNLKALAEEGARERVMQHDDVAHR
- a CDS encoding DUF1801 domain-containing protein; the encoded protein is MRQIIHAAAPGITEERKWKKPTNPDGVLAWSLNGLICTGELYKDKVKLTFAHGASLPDPKGLFSAPFTGNTRRAIDIHEGGTVNATAFKALVKAAVSRNNGSTTKKAGSSATKATPVKLLSGGNPQIAKGDGDGPVQAYIAAAPGWQREACQRIDALIERAVPKVKKAVKWNTPFYGVEGQGWFVAYHIFTKYVKITFFYGRKLKPMPPVESKDPHARYVHLHEDGVLDEAQFTSWLKQAASMPGWSGH
- a CDS encoding type II toxin-antitoxin system HicA family toxin gives rise to the protein MGRLGGFRYREIVARLKRFGFEFHRQAAGSHEIWFCARTNRYTTIPNHSGDMPEGTLRAILKQAGVDVEEFLKAG